CAGACTCAACGTTCGCTGATCAATTTTGCGATTGGCGATCAGCGTATGCCCTTGCCGGTACTGCACGCCCTGGCGCTGATCAAGAAGGCTGCGGCCCGGGTCAACGACCGTAATGGCGACTTGCCCGCCGATATTGCCCGACTGATCGAGCAGTCCGCCAATGAAGTGCTGGCGGGCGAGCACGACAGCCAGTTTCCCCTGGTGGTCTGGCAAACCGGCTCTGGCACGCAGAGCAACATGAACGTCAATGAAGTGATTGCCGGGCGCGCCAATGAGCTGGCCGGACAAGGCCGTGGCGGCAAGACGCCAGTCCACCCCAACGATCACGTCAATCGCTCGCAAAGCTCCAACGATTGCTTCCCGACGGCGATGCACATTGCTGCCGCCCAGGCAGTGAAAGAGCAGCTGCTGCCAGCGATTGCCGAGCTGTCCAATGGCATCGCCGAGCAGTCGGCGCGGCATATGAAACTGGTCAAGACCGGCCGCACGCACATGATGGACGCGACGCCGATTACCTTTGGCCAGGAGCTTTCCGCGTATGTCGCGCAGCTCGATTATGCCGAGAAAGCCATTCGCGCCACCCTGCCTGCGGTCTATGAACTGGCCCAGGGCGGTACGGCGGTCGGTACGGGCCTGAATTCGCCTCATGGTTTCGCCGAAGCGGTTGCCGCTGAACTGGCGGCATTGTCCGGCCTGCCCTTCGTCACCGCGCCCAACAAGTTTGCGGCGTTGGCCGGTCATGAGCCGCTGACGGCGTTGTCCGGCGCCCTGAAAACTCTGGCCGTGACCTTGATGAAAATCGCCAACGACCTGCGCCTGCTGGGCTCCGGCCCACGTGCCGGTCTGGCTGAAGTCAGACTGCCAGCCAACGAACCCGGCAGTTCGATCATGCCCGGCAAGGTCAATCCGACTCAGTGCGAAGCGCTGTCGATGCTGGCCTGCCAGGTCATGGGCAACGACGTCACCATCGGCTTTGCCGCGAGCCAGGGCCACTTGCAGCTCAACGTCTACAAGCCGGTGATCATTCATAACCTGCTGCAATCCATTCGCCTGCTCGGCGACGGCTGCAGCAACTTCAACGAGCATTGCATCGCTGGCATGGAACCGGACGCGGAAAAAATGGCTGAACACCTGGAACGCGGCCTGATGCTGGTGACGGCGCTCAACCCGCACATCGGCTATGACAAGTCCGCACAGATCGCCAAGAAGGCCTACAGTGAAGGGCTGACGTTGCGTGAAGCGGCGCTGGCACTGGGTTATCTGACCGATGCCGAGTTTGATGCCTGGGTCCGCCCGGAAAAAATGCTCGAGGCTGGCAGCAATGGTTGATCCGAAAAGCGGCGCGACACCCCTGGAAGGGTATGGCAAACGCATCCTGATGATTTTCGGTACGCCGAAATCCGCAAGCTTCGGCCACGCGCTGGGCGAGGCTTATGCCTTGGGCGCGCGCAGCGAAGGTCATGTGGTGCGGATGCTCAAGCTGGGAGAACTGGACTTCGACCCCGTGCTGCATAACGGTTACGAACAAAGCCAGAATCTGGAGCACGACCTGCTCGAAGCCCAACGGGAGATCCATTGGGCCGAGCATCTGGTGTTTGTCTACCCGGTCTGGTGGGGCGGTTTGCCCAGCGTGCTCAGCGGTTTTCTTGACCGGGTATTGATGCCCGGTTTCGCCTTCAAGACCCACGGTCGCAAGCACATTTCCAACGAGTTGCTCAGAGGCCGCACGGCTGAGCTGTTGGTAACCATGGACACCCCGCCGCGCTATTTCCGCTGGGTATATGGCGCGCCGGCACATCGGCAGATGGTGCGTACCGTTCTCGCGTTCTGCGGGATCAAGACCAAGCGCCTGACTGAATTCGCTCCCGTACGCATCTCGAGCGAAGAACAGCGCCAGCAATGGCTGCGCCAGGCCGAAATGCTCGGGCGCAAATAGCTTATATCTATTCCAGTGCCAGCCTCGCCTTCCTTGCGCGCCATCCGGCAAGCATCGAAGGGCCGAGTGCGACCAGTGCCGAACCGGCCACCACCAGCACCGCGCCGCCGTAGCCCAGCAGGTTGATCTGCTCGGCTTGTACGTACTCGGGCCACAACCAGGCAGCGATTGCCACGCAAGCAAAAGTTACCAGCGGGGTCAGCGCCAACGTCGCACTGACGCGCGAAGCTTCCCAATGGGCCAGCGCCTCGGCGAAGGCGCCATACGCGACCAACGTGTTCAGGCAGCAGGCCAGCAACAGCCAGCCTTGCAACGGGCTCAGCTGCAACGCCTCGGCAGGATGCGCCCACGGCGTAACCAATAACGCGCAGAACAGATAGATCACCATCATGACCTGCACCGAATTCCACACGGTCAGCAACTGCTTCTGGCTCAGCCCATAGAACGTCCATACCACTGCCGCCAGGAACACCGTCAGCACGCCTGCGGTGTATTCGCTCATGGACGTCAGCAACTCGCCGAGGCGCTGGTTGAAGAACAACGCAAACCCGATCAACAGCACCGCCAGGCCCACGCCTTGCGCAATACTGAAACGCTCCTTGAACAGAAAAATACTGCTGATCAACAACAGGATCGGGCCCATCTGAATCATCAACTGGGCAGTGCCGGGGCTGAGCAGATTCAGGCCGATCAGATACAGCACGTAGTTGCCCACCAGCCCCAATACCGCCAGCAGGACCAGAATCTTTCCCTTGCGGCCCAGCACCTTGAAGCTCGGCAGGCGCTTGACGGATGCCAGCCATATGAACAGCAGCGATCCGGACACCAAAAGTCTGAACCACGTCACAGTGACAGGGTCCATCACTTGCAGCACTTGTTTGAGTTTGACGGGCAGGATGCCCCAGAGCAGCGCAGTCAACAGCGCCAGACATAGGCCGTAGATCCATCGGCCAGACGAGATGTGCATGAAGAATTCCCAGGCAAGTGCAAAGAGTGCAGGCGATCATTGTAGGCGTGGATTGGGACTCGGCACAGTTGCAGTTGAGCGCGCAATACGGCCAGAACTGTTTAGTCGGACTTCGCGCCGTGCAGTTCCCCAGATTCATTTTTCAGGAGGAGAAAACCATGTTCGGCAAGCGTGAGCAGGACCCGGCCCCCACCGTCCACTATCGCAGTGACCGGGTGACGCGGGTCAATGGCGAATATTTTTTCAGCACGCGGGAAAACACCCTTGAAGGTCCGTACCCCAATCGCACTGAAGCCGAGCGCGAAACCGAGGCTTATATTCAGCGCATG
This genomic window from Pseudomonas sp. G.S.17 contains:
- a CDS encoding class II fumarate hydratase, yielding MSRTETDSLGPIEVPDDAYWGAQTQRSLINFAIGDQRMPLPVLHALALIKKAAARVNDRNGDLPADIARLIEQSANEVLAGEHDSQFPLVVWQTGSGTQSNMNVNEVIAGRANELAGQGRGGKTPVHPNDHVNRSQSSNDCFPTAMHIAAAQAVKEQLLPAIAELSNGIAEQSARHMKLVKTGRTHMMDATPITFGQELSAYVAQLDYAEKAIRATLPAVYELAQGGTAVGTGLNSPHGFAEAVAAELAALSGLPFVTAPNKFAALAGHEPLTALSGALKTLAVTLMKIANDLRLLGSGPRAGLAEVRLPANEPGSSIMPGKVNPTQCEALSMLACQVMGNDVTIGFAASQGHLQLNVYKPVIIHNLLQSIRLLGDGCSNFNEHCIAGMEPDAEKMAEHLERGLMLVTALNPHIGYDKSAQIAKKAYSEGLTLREAALALGYLTDAEFDAWVRPEKMLEAGSNG
- a CDS encoding NAD(P)H-dependent oxidoreductase, translated to MVDPKSGATPLEGYGKRILMIFGTPKSASFGHALGEAYALGARSEGHVVRMLKLGELDFDPVLHNGYEQSQNLEHDLLEAQREIHWAEHLVFVYPVWWGGLPSVLSGFLDRVLMPGFAFKTHGRKHISNELLRGRTAELLVTMDTPPRYFRWVYGAPAHRQMVRTVLAFCGIKTKRLTEFAPVRISSEEQRQQWLRQAEMLGRK
- a CDS encoding DUF6316 family protein translates to MFGKREQDPAPTVHYRSDRVTRVNGEYFFSTRENTLEGPYPNRTEAERETEAYIQRMMALKGIQQTSLNG
- a CDS encoding DMT family transporter — its product is MHISSGRWIYGLCLALLTALLWGILPVKLKQVLQVMDPVTVTWFRLLVSGSLLFIWLASVKRLPSFKVLGRKGKILVLLAVLGLVGNYVLYLIGLNLLSPGTAQLMIQMGPILLLISSIFLFKERFSIAQGVGLAVLLIGFALFFNQRLGELLTSMSEYTAGVLTVFLAAVVWTFYGLSQKQLLTVWNSVQVMMVIYLFCALLVTPWAHPAEALQLSPLQGWLLLACCLNTLVAYGAFAEALAHWEASRVSATLALTPLVTFACVAIAAWLWPEYVQAEQINLLGYGGAVLVVAGSALVALGPSMLAGWRARKARLALE